GCAGATGGCGCTGTTCGATGTGGGATCTGCCAATTTCGAAATGGTGCCGAAGGATACGAAAAGCACGCCCGACGGCGCGTCGATGGCCGCGCAGGAAGCCGCCAATAGCGGCGCTTCCATGTTCCTCGGCCCCATCTTCGCCGAAGATGTGCGCGCGGTGAAGCCTGTTTCATCCGCCCGTAACATCCCGATGCTGGCCTTCACCACCGACTGGACGCTGGGCGGCGGCGACACGTACATCATGGGCTTCCTGCCCTTTGCGCAGGTCGCACGCGTCGCGCAATACGCGAAAACCCATGGCGGCGACCGCGTCGCGGTATTCGCCCCCACCACACCCTATTGCGATGCCGTGATCGGCACGCTGAACCGCGCGGGCGTCAGCGCCGTGAAGGTGCAGCGTTACGCGCCGCAGCAGGCGGACCTGACCAGCGCGGTTGCCAGCTTCGCCGAAACGTCCAAGACCGGCGCGGGCTACAGCTTCAACGCGCTGATGATGCCGGTCGGCGGCGAAAGCATGCGCTCGCTGGCTTCCGTCCTGTCTCAGAACGGCATCAACAACCGCAACACGCGCTTCCTTGGCACTGGATTGTGGGACGATACCGCGCTGTCGGGCGACCCTGCCGTGTTCGGCGGCTGGTTCGCAGCGCCCGACCCCGCCGCGCGCCGCGATTTCGAACGCCGTTACAGCGAAAACTACGGCGGCGCGCCCTTGCGTCTTTCTTCGCTCGCCTATGACGCGACCGCGCTTGCGGCGGTGCTGGCGCGCACCGGCGGCGACGGCAATGCCTATAGCCGCGACCGGCTGATGAACCAGCGCGGCTTTGCCGGCATCGACGGCATCTTCCGCTTCCGCGGCGACGGCTTGTCGGAACGCGGGCTGGCCGTGCTGGAAATCCGCTCGGGCGGCGCGAAAGTGATCGATCCCGCGCCCACCGCCTTCCTGGGCTCCGGCAGCTGATGACGCTTGCCGCGATACAACAACGCATGAAGGCCGCCTGCGAACAAGCAGCGCGGCCTTTGTCGTCCGTGCAGCTGGTCGCGGTCAGCAAGATGCAGCCCGATGACGCCGTTGCCGCCGTGCTGGACGCAGGCCAGCGCGTCTTCGGCGAAAACCGTGTGCAGGAAGCGAAAGAACGCTGGCTGCCCCTGCGCGAAAAATACAGCGACCTGACACTGCACCTGATCGGCCATCTGCAATCGAACAAGGCGAAGGAAGCCGTTGCCCTGTTCGACGTGATCGAAACGGTCGATTCAGAAAAACTGGCCGGCGCGCTGAAGAACGAGATGGATAAACAATCCCGCCCCCTGCCCTGCTTCATTCAGGTCAACACCGGCGAGGAAGAACAGAAGGGCGGCGTCGCGCCACGCGATGTCGAAAAACTTTTCCGTTTCTGCACCGATGCGGGGCTCAATATATATGGGTTGATGTGCATCCCGCCGGTCGATGAAATTCCCGACCCGCATTTCGCCCTGTTGAACAAGCTGGCAAAAGGACTCGGCCTGTCCCATTTAAGCATGGGGATGAGCGCGGATTTCGAGACCGCGATTCGATACGGCAGCACGCATATTCGCGTCGGTAGCGCCCTTTTCGGGATTAGGGAAAATCCTAAAAAATAGTAATTTCAATATCTTATAAATTAAATCCTCATTCTGGCAAATCATCCTTGTCATTGCGGAATGTCGTTGACATAATGCCCTCACTTCGCCATAAAAGACACGAACCAAAGACTTAAAAGAATTAGGCAAGAGCCACGGCCCGACGACAGGAAATGTCTTTCATTTCCAAGCGCGTTTAGAGAAATAAACCGCCCTGTCGAAGCCGCCAAAAAGAAACTAAAAACTGGAGAGCACACACATGGGTAAAATTGTCGGGATTGACCTCGGTACCACGAAATCAGCCATCGCGATTTACGAGAACGACCAGCCGAAAATCTATCAGAACCTGAAGGGCAAGCGCACGACGCCGTCCTATGTCGCCCTGAAAAAAACCACCGACAAGAAAACCAAGGAAGTCTCCGAAGAATGGATCGTCGGCGAAGCCGCGAAAAACCAGACCATCATGAACCCGCTGAACACGCTGTACGGCGTGAAGCGCCTGATCGGCCGCCGCTTCGACGATCCCGAAGTGCAGAAAATGGAAAAACTGGCTTCCTATAAAATCGTGAAAGGCCCGAACGGCGACGCCTGGGTTGAAGTCGATGGCAAGCCGATGGCGCCCGTGCAGATTTCCGCGATGGTCCTGCGCGAACTGAAAGAAGCCGTTGAAAAGCAGATCGGCGAAAAAGTGACCGAAGCGGTCATCACCGTTCCCGCTTACTTCAACGACGCGCAGCGCAAAGCGACCAAAGACGCGGGCGAAATCGCCGGTCTCGACGTGAAGCGCATCATCAACGAGCCCACCGCAGCTGCCCTTGCATACGGCATGGACAAGCAGGAAAGCGGCAAAGTCGCGGTTTACGACCTCGGCGGCGGCACGTTCGACGTGTCCATCCTCGACCTGTCGATGGAAAAAGGCGGCAGCATGATCCGCGTGCTGGCGACCAACGGCGACACGTTCCTCGGCGGCGAAAACTTCGACGAACGCCTGTCCGAATTCCTGATCGGCAAAATCAACGAAGAGCACGGCACCGATATCGACATCCATGACAAAAATTCCCGCGCGACGCACGCAACGGCCCTTCAGCGCATCCGCTCCGAAGCGGAACGCGTGAAGATCGAGCTGTCCACGCAGGAAGTTTCCGAAGTTTCGCTGCCCTTCCTGATGCAGACGCCGGAAGGCCCCGTGAACTTCAGCTACGAACTGACCCGCAAGGAACTGGAAGGCCTGGTGCAGGACCTGATCGACAAAACCCTGCCCCCGTTCCAGAAATCGCTGGCCGACGCAGGCCTGAAGCTGTCCGACCTCGACGATGTGATCCTCGTCGGCGCGCAGACCCGCATGCCGAAAGTCGTCGAAACCGTGAAGAACTTCTTCGGCAAGGAACCCCGCCGCGACGTGACCCCCGATGAAATCGTGGCGATGGGCGCATCCGTGCAGGCCGCAATCCTGCAAGGTAAAGTCGAAGACGTCCTGCTGCTCGACGTCATTCCGCTGACCATCGGCATCCGCACCGCCGGCGACGTGATGTTCAAGGCGATCCCGCGCAACTCGACGATCCCGACGGAATACAAAGACACCTTCTCCACCTCCGTCGATAACCAGCCCAACGTGGAAATCCGCGTTTATCAGGGCGAGCGCGACAAGGCGTCCGACAACAAGCTGCTCGGCAACTTCACCCTCGACGGCCTGCCCCCCGGCAAAGCCGGCACGGTTGAAGTCGAAGTGACGCTGGCGATCGACGCGGACGGCGTGCTGAACGTCGAAGCGAAGAACGCAGCCACCGGCCGCGCGCAGAAGATCGTCGTGAAGGCAAACGGCGGCCTGTCGGAAAACGACGTCGCCCGCATGCTGAAGGAAGCCGAAGCCAACGCCGAAAAAGACCGCGCCTTCCGCGAGTCCGTGACGGCGCTGGCGAATGCCGACTTCGAACTGAAGGACGCAAGCCGCCACAAGGAGCAGGATTACTACAAACAGGCTCCCGAAGAGCTGAAAAAAGCCTTCGAAGAAACAGTGAAAGACCTGACGACGGCACGCGACAAGCGCGACGTCGCCCAGATCATCGAAAAGACCGAAAAACTGAAAACGGTCCTGACGTCGATCGGCGAAGCCTTCACGGGCGCCGCTTCCTCCTCGGCCACCGAAACGCCCGCTCCGGAAGCAAAACCCGAAGCAGCCGCCGAAGAAAAACCGAAAACACCCAAAGCCCCCACGCCGTAATCGGCCAAGGGATAAAGAACAAAAACCCCCGTCCTGCCGGACGGGGGTTTTTCATTCTCGAATGTCATCCTGAGCGAAGCGAAGGATGACTGTTTGGTTAAAGCCGCGGCGGCTCCGCTGGTTTTGGCGCGGGCGGCAGGGTGCCGGACCATTTGCCGACCGTACCGCTATCGATTGCAAAGCCGAAGCGTCGCAGCGATTTTTCAAGCGCCGGCACATCAAGGTCGCGCTCCATCAGTTCGGCGATCATCAGCGTCGATGCGCCTTCGAACATATTGGGGCGCAGGCCATAGACCGCGCCGACGCGCAGCATGATTTCGGCGGCGCGGCTTTCCGGTATTTTTTCCGACACCATCAGTTTTTCAGCTGTCGCCAGGCTGGCGGCGATCGCGGCCGGCACAATCGTGTCTTTGGGCTGCAGGCCGTTTTCGCGGCAGGTTTCCAGCAGGTCGGTCAGCCTCTCGCGGATTGCGGCGGGGGTCTGCACATCGGTCAGCTGCATAAACATGCCGGCGCGCATATCGAGCATCATCTCGTCGTCATCCAGCACGTAATCGCTTTTGAAGCTTTTGGCCATCAATAGCTGAAGGCGCGTGGCGCGGGGTTCGATGGGGTCTGTCATATGATTTGGTCCTTGGAAGAATAAAAGACTCTTACGCCCGGAATCAGGCGCGATCAAATGAAAAAATTTATGCTGTTATTTCAGGCCCAACTGGCGCGCCTTGGCCTTTTGCGCGGCCTCGATCTCCAGCGCCGCGACCTGCTGTTCCAGCTCGCGGATGCGGGCGGCGTTCTGGTTGGCGGGCGCCTTCGCCTTGAAATCGGCGGCGACGTCGGGCGTGTTGTCAAGCGCGGGGCTGGGCGCGTTGCGGTCGATTTCCGCCTGGCCGATGAAGGCCATTTCCGCCGCGCGGTTTTCGCGGATGTCGCGGTTCAAAAGCGCGATGCCGCCGCGCAGCCCGCCCCAGACCGCGCCGACCGCCAGCGCGCCCAGCACGATGACGCCCGATTTGGCGACGATGGCGGCCACGGCGACGGCGGCGGCAAAACCGCCCACGGTATTCGCCCAGCGTTTCAGGGTGTCGCGGTATCCGGTGTCCTTGGCGATCGTTTCGCGCGCTTCTTCCAGCGTTTCAGGCTCTGACGCGCCCGGAATGATGGATGCGATGCGTTTGAAGATGTCGCCAAGTCTTTTCAAGATACTTCCCTTCGGTTGTTGTTACGCGCCAAAGCCTGTGCGGCTCCGGATGGATTTCGGTTTATCGAGGTCGACGGGCGCGCCCTTCAGCTCGCGCAGGCGCTGTTCCAGCGCGGCGATGCGCTCGGCATCGGCGGCGGGATCGTTCGCGGGCACGGCGGCGGTGTTATAGGACTGCTTTGCGGCTTTCGGCGCGGCGGGCTTGGTTTCGGGCGCGGGCCTGATGCGGCGCGCGGCTTCCTGTTCGATATCCAGCGTCGCGATCATTTCATTCTTGCGCGCGATTTCGGCGTCATAGCCCTGGCGCATCGTTTTGGTGACAAGATAGCCGGCAACCGCGCCGACCGCCGCCACGAACATCAGGGGAATTTTCAGCGGCGACAGCAGCACGACCGCGCCCAGAAACAGCGCGCCCTTCAAAAAGCCGCCCGAAAGTTTCGCCATTTTCGTGCGCGCCACTTCGTCGCGCTCGATGCCCTTTTGCAGTGCGTCGATGCCTGCGCCGATTTCACGGCTGGCTTCGGTTTCCGGAAGCGGGTCTTTACCAAACAAATTCATCTGATCTTCTCGCCTGTAAGTTAACTGTATCAAAGTACCGTTATGTCCTTATTGAGCATTTTAGGAGAGGATTCCAGAACTGGCAAATCAAATCGTTTCGGTAATAAACGGAAAGCCTTTTGGATTTGAACATACGTTATAATTCAATAACTTATTAACCGACTGACATCGTTAAATTTTCGTAAATATGGCGCTTGCGGTGCGACATGGTTTATGGCAAAACTAGCCCACTCCGCATGGGCAGCAGATTCGATTCAAGGCTTGTGGAGGGATGGGCAAATTTTATATTTTCCAGCTCCCTCCCCGCGATTCTCCTCCCGCGCAAAACTTAGTTACGGAATCAATTTTTTACAAAAGGTGTGTCCCATGTCCCAGAACAAAGCCCAGAACTCCGCCCTGCGTCTCCTCAACGCAACGCTGATGGGTAAAAAACTGCTCGCCTCGACGGCGATCACGGTGGCTGGCGTGCTGGCGGCATCTTCTTCGGCCTACGCGGTCGGCCTTGACGAAACACCCACGGGCGGCGTTGTCGTCGGCGGGCAGTCGACCATCTCCTACGGGCAGGGCAGCATGACGGTCGACCAGACGACCGACCGCTCCGTCATCAACTGGAACACCTTCAACATCGGCCAGAACGCGAACGCGACCTACAACCAGCCGAACGCAAACTCCCTCTCCGTCAACCGCGTCAGCGGTCAGGACCCCTCGCAGATCCTGGGCACGCTGCGCTCCAACGGCAAGATCATGATCATCGACCCGAACGGCGTGTTCTTCTCGAAAACCGCCGTCGTCGACGTGGGCGGCATTATCGCCACCACCGGCGAGCTGGATGCGATGAACCAGGACCAGCTGATGGCCGGCAACAAGTTCCAGATTTCCAACATCGGCGCGAACCCCGACGCGAAAATCGAAAACGCGGGCTCGATCACCGCGGCGCAGGGCGGCCTTGTCGCCTTCGTGGCACCCTGGGTTTCCAACTCGGGCTTCATCAACGCGAAACTCGGCTCCGTGACGCTGGCGGCCGGCGCGAAAATGACGGTCGACCTGGCTGGCGACAACCTGATTTCCATCGCCGTCGGCGACAAGCTGCAAAAAGCGCTGGTCGAAAACCGCGGCACCATCGACGCACAGGGCGGCCGCGTCGTCATGAGCGCGAACGCGGCGAAAGGCATCGTCGACGAAGTCATCAACATGTCCGGCGTCATCAAGGCCAACAGCTTCTCCCAAAAAGGCGGCAAGATCATCCTGGGCGGCGGCGGCGGCAAAGTGAAAGTCTCCGGCCAGCTGGATGCCAGCGGCGAAAAAGGCGGCGGCTCCATCGATGTGCGCGGCAAGGATATCGAGATCGAACAATCGGCGGTCATTTCGGCTGACGCCAACGGCCAAGGCGACGGCGGCTCCGTCATCGTCTATGCCGACAACCTCGCCATCATCAACGGCGGCCTTTCCGCGCGCGGCGGCAAACAGGGCGGCAATGGCGGTTTCATCGAGACTTCCGGCAACGAGCTGGGCGTGAGCGACACCGCGTCGGTCGACGCATCGGCCTATTTCGGCGAAGCCGGCCTGTGGCTGCTTGATCCCCAAACCATCGTCATCACGACCGCCCCCACCTCGGTCTGGGCGGCGCTTACCGGCACGCCGCTGACAGACGGCAACACGTATTCTACTCTTGGCTTCCAGGTCGTCAGCAATACGGTCCTCAGCACCGCGCTCAGCACCGGCGGCGGCACGAACGTCACCGTCCAGACGGGCGCCTCGACCAGCGGCACCACCTATGGCAGCAACGCCGGGAATAACAGCGTGGTTTCGGGCGACGGCGACATCATCGTGCGCAAGACCATCACGCATAACGGCAACAACAACGCCCTGCTGACGCTGACCGCGCATGACGACATCATCATGGAAAACGATGCCGACATCACTCACGGCACCGGCACCGGCAAACTCAGCGTCACGATGAACGCCAACGGCGCGCATAACGACGATCTGGCCGACAACGGCGTGCTGGTGAAGACTGGCAGCGATATTTTCACCAATGGCGGCAACATCATTTTCAACACCCCGTCCAACGTCCGCGTCAGCGGCACGCTGGATGCGATACGCGCGGCGGACAACACGGGCGGCAACATCACCCTCAACAACGGCGGCCTTTTCTATGGCGCAGCCGACAGCCTGAAGACCAAGGGTATCGGCACAATCAGCCTGAACCAGAACGCCACCATCGGCGGCTACACGGTCGGCCCGCTTGCCGTCGTTTCGTCGATCCAGAACGCGATCGACGCCATTAGCAACACCGGCGACGGTCTGAACACCGTCAATGTCGGCGCCAGCCTGTTGTGGACGGAAACCGTCGCTGCGGATCACAAGAACCTCCTCATCAAGGGCGCAGCTGCCTACGGCTCCACCTTCGCGCTCGGCGGCTTCGATGTCAGCGCGACCAATGTCACCATCGACGGCTTCAACTTCGCGGCGCTGTCCTCCGGCATCAACGTGACCGGCACGAATGACTCGGTCATCAACAACAAATTCAGCGTCATGGGATCTGGCGTCACCTCGACCGGCTCGACCGGCCTTGATGTGAAGAACAACACCTTCACCGGCATCCTCGGCACCGCCGTCTCGCTGACCGGCACGACCGGCGCGGAAGTTTCCGGCAACACGCTGACCGCTTCGGTCGGCGATGCCGTGACCGTCACGGGCGGCACGGGCAACGCGGTTTCGGGCAACAGCTTCCTGGGCAGCCTGCAGCACGCGGTCAACGTGAATGGCGGCGACACCGCTGTTTCCAACAACACGCTCACCGGTTCGGTCGGCGACGCGATCCTCGTTACCAACGGCGCGGGTGCATCCGTTTCCGGCAACACCCTGACCGGCTCCCTGCAAAAAGGCATCAACGTCAACGGCGGCAATACCGCCGTGACCGGCAACACCCTGACCGCGACCGTCGGCGACGGCATTTATGTGCTGAACGGCAACGGCGCAACCGTTTCCGGCAACCAGCTGCTGGGTTCGCTGTCCAAAGGCATCAACATTGAAAACGGCAACACCGCCGTTTCCAGCAACACCCTGACCGGCTCGGTCGGCGATGCAATCGTCGTGACCAACGGCGACGGCGCAAGCGTGTCGGGCAACCAGCTGCTGGGTTCCCTGCAGCACGGCATCAACGTGAACGGCGGCAATACCTCCGTTTCGTCGAACACACTGACCGGTTCGGTCGGCGATGCGATCCTTGTCACGAACGGCAACGGCGCGACCGTCACCTCCAACACCCTGCTGGGCTCGCTGTCGAAAGGCATCAACATCAACGGCGGCAACACGGCTGTCAGCCTCAATACCCTAACCGCGACTGTCGGCGACGGCATTTATGTGCTGAACGGCAACGGCGCGACCGTTTCCGGCAACAAGCTGCTCGGCTCGCTCTCCAAAGGCATCAACATTGAAAACGGCAACACCGCCGTTTCCGGCAACACGCTCACCGGTTCGGTCGGCGACGCGATCGTCGTGACCAACGGCGACGGCGCAACCGTGTCCGGCAACCAGCTGCTGGCAAGCCTGGCCAACGGCATCAACATCAACGGCGGCAATACCGACGTTACCTCCAACACCATGACCGGCACGGTCGGCGATGCGGTGCTGGTGACGGACGGCAACGGCGTGGATGTCGATAACAACACCATCATCGGCGGCCTTGCCAGCGGCGTGCATATCGTGGGCGGCGCGCTGATCGGCGTGACGGGCAACGATATCGGCGGCACCGCGGGCGCAGGCATCCTGTCGTCGGGCACCACCGGCCTGACGGTTGACGGCAACACCCTGATCGCAACCGGCCTGACCAACAACGCCGACGCGATCCATGTGGATACCGCGACCAATGCGCAAGTGAAGAAAAACACTGTCATCGGCACCGGCGGCAACGGCATCTATGTCAATTCCAACGGCGGTTCCGTTTCGGACGGCAACAGCATCATCGGCGCGGCCAAGAACGCGATCCAGCTGGACAACAGCACGGGCGTGGACGTTTCCGGCAACATCGTGCTGGGCGCGGCGCAGGACGGCGTGGCAGTCACCGGCGGCGCGGACAACACGGTCGCGGGCAACGCGATCGGCGTGGTCGGCGGCCACGGCATCTCCGGCCTGAATTCCGGCAACCTGACCATCAACGGCCTGAACATTATCGCGGGCGCGCAGAAAGACGGCATCCATGTCGAAGGAGGCAACAGCCTTGACGTGTCCGGCAACCTGGTCGTGCTGTCCAATGAAAACGGCATCTCCATCGACGGCGGCGCGGGCGGCGCAGCCGATGCGACGGTTTCGGGCAACATCGTGCTGGCGGCCACCAACGGCGACGGCATCCGCGTCGCGAATATCGACGGCCTTGACCTGAACGGCAACGTCGTCGCTCTCGCCGGCGACAACGGCATCGAACTGAACAAGGTCAACAACGCCGATGTCACCCTGAACGCGGCGGGCGGATCGAAAAACCACGCGCTGCTGCTGAAGGACGTGACGAATACCGAAGTCACCCTCAACGCCTTCGGCCTCACCACCTCGACCGCCGCCGAAGAAGGCGACGGCGTGCATGTGGACGGCGGCGACACCATCGAGATCACCGGCAACCTGATCGGCGAAACCAATGACGACGGCATCGAAGTCACCGGCGGCGCGAAAAACATGAAGCTTGGCCTGAACGCCATCCTGAACGCGGGCCAGGACGGCATCGACGTGAACAACGCGACCGACACCGACGTCAACCTGAACGTCATCACCAACGCCGGCGACAACGGCATCGAGGTCGTGAACGCGACCAACGCCAACATCACCGGCAACGGCATCATCAATGCCGGCAACAACGGCATCTTCGTCGACCCCTCGACCGGCATCACCGCGCTGAACATCATCACGGGCGCCGCGAATAACGGCATCCAGATCGTCGACAGCAACGGCTGGACCGTGGCGGCGAACGCCGTGCTGAATTCCGGCAATGACGGCATCCATATCGACAATTCGGACGACGCAATTGTCGGCCTGAACTATGTCGAAGGCTCGCAGAACAACAACATCCATGTCGAAGACAGCAACGGCGTCATCGTCGCGGCAAACATCGTCAAGGACAGCGTGAACGGCAACGGCATCGACCTGCTGCGCAGCAACAGCACGCTGGTCACGCTGAACGCGGTTTCCGGCAGCGGCAACAACGGCATCGCGGGCGATACCGTCGAAGACACGATCATCGCCCTGAACGCCGTTTCCGGTTCGGGCAATGACGGCATCCATGTCGACCGCGCGGACGACACGCTCATCACCCTGAACGACGTCTCCGGCTCGACCGATGACGGCATCGATGTTGCGAACGCGAACAACACCGCCATCGCACTGAACAAAGTCGGCACTTCGGGCGACAACGGCATCGACACCTTCAAGACCACCAACCTGCTGATCGCGGCGAACGCGGTTACCGGTTCGGGCAATGATGGCATCCATGTCGACGGCGCTGATGACACCATCATCACCCTGAACGATGTGTCCGGCTCGACCGATGACGGCATCGATGTTGCGAATGCGAACAACACCGCCATCGCGCTGAACAAAGTCGGCACTTCGGGCGATAACGGCATCGACACCTTCAAAACCACCAACCTGCTGGTGGCCGCAAACGCGGTTACCGGTTCGGGCAATGATGGCATCCATGTCGACGGCGCTGATGACACCATCATCACCCTGAACGATGTGTCGGAATCCAAGGACGACGGGATTGACGTGGCGGCGGCGAACGATACCGCCATCGCGCTCAACAAAGTCACCACCTCGGGCGATAACGGCATCGATACCCTCGGCACCCGCAACCTGCTGGTGGCCGCGAACGCGGTCAGCGGTTCTGGCAACGATGGCATCCATGTTGCGCTGGCCGACGACACCATCATCACCCTGAACGATGTGTCGGAATCGAAAGACGACGGCATTGACGTGGCGGCGGCGAACGATACCGCCATCGCGCTCAACAAAGTCACCACCTCGGGCGACAACGGCATCGATACGCTCGGCACCGCCAACCTGCTGGTGGCCGCAAATGCCGTGTCCAAATCTGGCAATGACGGCATCCATGTCGCAGGCGCGCTGGGCACGCTGATCACCCTGAACGACGTGTCGGAATC
This sequence is a window from Alphaproteobacteria bacterium. Protein-coding genes within it:
- a CDS encoding YggS family pyridoxal phosphate-dependent enzyme; amino-acid sequence: MTLAAIQQRMKAACEQAARPLSSVQLVAVSKMQPDDAVAAVLDAGQRVFGENRVQEAKERWLPLREKYSDLTLHLIGHLQSNKAKEAVALFDVIETVDSEKLAGALKNEMDKQSRPLPCFIQVNTGEEEQKGGVAPRDVEKLFRFCTDAGLNIYGLMCIPPVDEIPDPHFALLNKLAKGLGLSHLSMGMSADFETAIRYGSTHIRVGSALFGIRENPKK
- a CDS encoding right-handed parallel beta-helix repeat-containing protein — protein: MSQNKAQNSALRLLNATLMGKKLLASTAITVAGVLAASSSAYAVGLDETPTGGVVVGGQSTISYGQGSMTVDQTTDRSVINWNTFNIGQNANATYNQPNANSLSVNRVSGQDPSQILGTLRSNGKIMIIDPNGVFFSKTAVVDVGGIIATTGELDAMNQDQLMAGNKFQISNIGANPDAKIENAGSITAAQGGLVAFVAPWVSNSGFINAKLGSVTLAAGAKMTVDLAGDNLISIAVGDKLQKALVENRGTIDAQGGRVVMSANAAKGIVDEVINMSGVIKANSFSQKGGKIILGGGGGKVKVSGQLDASGEKGGGSIDVRGKDIEIEQSAVISADANGQGDGGSVIVYADNLAIINGGLSARGGKQGGNGGFIETSGNELGVSDTASVDASAYFGEAGLWLLDPQTIVITTAPTSVWAALTGTPLTDGNTYSTLGFQVVSNTVLSTALSTGGGTNVTVQTGASTSGTTYGSNAGNNSVVSGDGDIIVRKTITHNGNNNALLTLTAHDDIIMENDADITHGTGTGKLSVTMNANGAHNDDLADNGVLVKTGSDIFTNGGNIIFNTPSNVRVSGTLDAIRAADNTGGNITLNNGGLFYGAADSLKTKGIGTISLNQNATIGGYTVGPLAVVSSIQNAIDAISNTGDGLNTVNVGASLLWTETVAADHKNLLIKGAAAYGSTFALGGFDVSATNVTIDGFNFAALSSGINVTGTNDSVINNKFSVMGSGVTSTGSTGLDVKNNTFTGILGTAVSLTGTTGAEVSGNTLTASVGDAVTVTGGTGNAVSGNSFLGSLQHAVNVNGGDTAVSNNTLTGSVGDAILVTNGAGASVSGNTLTGSLQKGINVNGGNTAVTGNTLTATVGDGIYVLNGNGATVSGNQLLGSLSKGINIENGNTAVSSNTLTGSVGDAIVVTNGDGASVSGNQLLGSLQHGINVNGGNTSVSSNTLTGSVGDAILVTNGNGATVTSNTLLGSLSKGININGGNTAVSLNTLTATVGDGIYVLNGNGATVSGNKLLGSLSKGINIENGNTAVSGNTLTGSVGDAIVVTNGDGATVSGNQLLASLANGININGGNTDVTSNTMTGTVGDAVLVTDGNGVDVDNNTIIGGLASGVHIVGGALIGVTGNDIGGTAGAGILSSGTTGLTVDGNTLIATGLTNNADAIHVDTATNAQVKKNTVIGTGGNGIYVNSNGGSVSDGNSIIGAAKNAIQLDNSTGVDVSGNIVLGAAQDGVAVTGGADNTVAGNAIGVVGGHGISGLNSGNLTINGLNIIAGAQKDGIHVEGGNSLDVSGNLVVLSNENGISIDGGAGGAADATVSGNIVLAATNGDGIRVANIDGLDLNGNVVALAGDNGIELNKVNNADVTLNAAGGSKNHALLLKDVTNTEVTLNAFGLTTSTAAEEGDGVHVDGGDTIEITGNLIGETNDDGIEVTGGAKNMKLGLNAILNAGQDGIDVNNATDTDVNLNVITNAGDNGIEVVNATNANITGNGIINAGNNGIFVDPSTGITALNIITGAANNGIQIVDSNGWTVAANAVLNSGNDGIHIDNSDDAIVGLNYVEGSQNNNIHVEDSNGVIVAANIVKDSVNGNGIDLLRSNSTLVTLNAVSGSGNNGIAGDTVEDTIIALNAVSGSGNDGIHVDRADDTLITLNDVSGSTDDGIDVANANNTAIALNKVGTSGDNGIDTFKTTNLLIAANAVTGSGNDGIHVDGADDTIITLNDVSGSTDDGIDVANANNTAIALNKVGTSGDNGIDTFKTTNLLVAANAVTGSGNDGIHVDGADDTIITLNDVSESKDDGIDVAAANDTAIALNKVTTSGDNGIDTLGTRNLLVAANAVSGSGNDGIHVALADDTIITLNDVSESKDDGIDVAAANDTAIALNKVTTSGDNGIDTLGTANLLVAANAVSKSGNDGIHVAGALGTLITLNDVSESKDDGIDLGAAAGSIIALNKVSKSGDNGIDTVATAGTVIAANAVSESGNDGIHANFALGTLIALNDVTGSGHNGIDVDNAALTEIALNSVSASGHNGIDLRNAAATGIHLNNVNGAGNDGIHVKNAALTDISLNNVSDAQGDGIDVDKALLTNIAFNKVERSGDNGIELTDAFGTLVTLNNISVSGNDGIHAKNVLGTTIALNTVSASNDDGIDVDDATGTIIALNAVNGSGSNGIELTDAFGTLVAFNGVTGSGENGIYADNANATALFGNDVAGSYINGIAVRNSDDVAIAYNRVTGTTYGDGIIVENGDNVGITGNNVSDVGNNGITADYVSNLSVNDNRVTGGGNNGIEVISSDGAQIAGNHVEGFFNGIRVLYSDAVDVIDNCIRFVRNDGIQAYFADSIHILGNMVSNYGDDGIQVAYSNGVVPEPELPPTDGNGNEDGNDEGGQISRIAANDEARDGRIIIQGNTVIGNYQAPAGEEGGEQQTDRQAAYKGDYGATTGIRLGDNEGFYGEGEIQPQVINGVYGDFSGVGNVLVDDNDIVNNNVGLDARAYNNGTIEISGNRFTQNDIGAWIGSGLIDLTGKGNTFTGGSTALRFEPSMAYYPGYDYPLPAVEGPQEQPGGWVSASLNLVDNSLGAQVFEQQTNYYVDLQNGAFFAPDSPTIIDGTLATYDGVSGGHMTMAQYLAIEAMLNDYDDNSSLGQIFAGFFDIDDNQILQKVKGNGYRPGKAGITVLALPTIPTGPTSHFFTIQDLADIAPAAGGDDNGTPNPAALGNIEPAAGAAASCWGAVGGNANVNINLSEDVSSILADNASCQQ
- the dnaK gene encoding molecular chaperone DnaK; its protein translation is MGKIVGIDLGTTKSAIAIYENDQPKIYQNLKGKRTTPSYVALKKTTDKKTKEVSEEWIVGEAAKNQTIMNPLNTLYGVKRLIGRRFDDPEVQKMEKLASYKIVKGPNGDAWVEVDGKPMAPVQISAMVLRELKEAVEKQIGEKVTEAVITVPAYFNDAQRKATKDAGEIAGLDVKRIINEPTAAALAYGMDKQESGKVAVYDLGGGTFDVSILDLSMEKGGSMIRVLATNGDTFLGGENFDERLSEFLIGKINEEHGTDIDIHDKNSRATHATALQRIRSEAERVKIELSTQEVSEVSLPFLMQTPEGPVNFSYELTRKELEGLVQDLIDKTLPPFQKSLADAGLKLSDLDDVILVGAQTRMPKVVETVKNFFGKEPRRDVTPDEIVAMGASVQAAILQGKVEDVLLLDVIPLTIGIRTAGDVMFKAIPRNSTIPTEYKDTFSTSVDNQPNVEIRVYQGERDKASDNKLLGNFTLDGLPPGKAGTVEVEVTLAIDADGVLNVEAKNAATGRAQKIVVKANGGLSENDVARMLKEAEANAEKDRAFRESVTALANADFELKDASRHKEQDYYKQAPEELKKAFEETVKDLTTARDKRDVAQIIEKTEKLKTVLTSIGEAFTGAASSSATETPAPEAKPEAAAEEKPKTPKAPTP
- a CDS encoding penicillin-binding protein activator, which produces MFKPVQFLFAALFALTLSGCVTGGTYSGNMPGNTGVVTNDPNAMPNLGWQTAGDRRDLAQQSAAVQRDPNRPGLVSTTKKVKVALLLPLSGKNADLGQSMLKAAQMALFDVGSANFEMVPKDTKSTPDGASMAAQEAANSGASMFLGPIFAEDVRAVKPVSSARNIPMLAFTTDWTLGGGDTYIMGFLPFAQVARVAQYAKTHGGDRVAVFAPTTPYCDAVIGTLNRAGVSAVKVQRYAPQQADLTSAVASFAETSKTGAGYSFNALMMPVGGESMRSLASVLSQNGINNRNTRFLGTGLWDDTALSGDPAVFGGWFAAPDPAARRDFERRYSENYGGAPLRLSSLAYDATALAAVLARTGGDGNAYSRDRLMNQRGFAGIDGIFRFRGDGLSERGLAVLEIRSGGAKVIDPAPTAFLGSGS